Part of the Bradyrhizobium sp. AZCC 1721 genome, GCCGCCGGGCGGCCGCTCGACGACTGTGCAAAGCTGCGGCGCGACGAAATCGGGCATCGCCGCGACCTTCTTCGGCTTGACCATCGGGGCCGGGGCGCGCGTTTTGATCTCCGGCGCGGCGCGCAAGGCGGCCGTCTTCCGCAAGGCCCGCGCCTCGGCCGCATCGCCGCGGTTCGATTGCCAAACCGCGTCGGCCTTTGTAGCCGTAGCCAGCATGAACGGCTTTGGCGCCTTGCCCTTGCCTTGCGCGATCTGCTCCATCGTGCGCCCGGAGGCGACCGAACGGTCCTCGTCGAGAATGTCGTTATCCTCGCCTTCCCTGGCGAATTCGTCACGGTGCTTGATCAGGAGCCAGTTGGTGCGCTTGCCGCCGTAGCGGTCGCCCCGCATCCGCACCAGCACCCAGCTTCCGTGCAGCTTGTCGCCATGCAGGGTGAATTTCAGGTCGCCCTTCTTGAAGCCGCGATCGGGATCATCGGACTCCCAATAGCCCCGGTCCCACAGCATCACCGTGCCGCCGCCGTACTGGTCTTCGGGAATGATGCCTTCGAAATCGCCGTAATCGAGCGGGTGGTCCTCGACCTCGACCGCGAGCCGCTTGTCGTGAGGGTCGAGTGACGGCCCCTTGGTAACGGCCCAGGATTTGAACACGCCGTCGAATTCCAGCCTGAGATCGTAATGCAGCCGGCTCGCATCATGCTTCTGAATCACGAACCGCCGCTCTCGGGCGGGCGCGACCTCGACATCGCCGGAGGGCTCCGCCGTTTTGCCGAAATCACGCTTCTTGCGGTACGTGCTGAGCTTCTTCAACGCCACGGCCACACCTCAATCAATCCGCCCCGCGGCAACACCCGGAACGAAAACCCATACTAACCGTTGAAGTTCCCAAACCCAAACCGCGCCCGGAGATTGCAATGGCCCCCCGCGCCTACTGGAAAGGCTCGCTTAAGCTCTCTTTGGTGTCATGTCCGGTCGTGCTGTATCCGGCCTCGACATCGGTCGAGAAAACCCGCTTTCACATGATCAACAAGGAGACCGGCAACCGGCTGAAGCAGCAAATGATCGATGCCGAGACCGGCGACGTCGTCGAGAGCGACCAGAAAGGCCGCGGCTATGAGCTGAAAAAGGGCCAGTATGTCGAGATCGAAAAGGAGGAACTGGAAGCCGTCCAGATCGAGAGCAATCATACCATCGAGATCGACAGTTTTGTGCCGCGGGACGAAATCGACAAGCGCTACTACAATCACCCCTACTACATTGCCCCCGACGGCAAGGCCGCGGTGGACGCCTTCGCGGTGATCCGGGACGCCATGAAGGATGAGGAACGGGTGGCGCTGGCGCGCATCGTGCTGACCAACCGCGAGCACGTCATGGCGATCGAGCCGCTCGGCAAGGGCCTGCTCGGCACTACACTGCGGTATCCGTACGAGCTGCGCGACGAGGGCGACTTCTTCGATGACATCAAGACCCCGAAGATCACCAAGGACATGGTCGAACTCGCGGGCCATATCCTGCACAAAATGGCCGCGCATTTCGATCCCTCGAAGTTCAAGGATGAGTATGAGGACGCGCTGAAGGCGCTGGTGCGCCGCAAGGCTTCCGGCAAGCCGATCAAGGTCGCCGAGCCCGAGGAGAGGGCGGACAACGTCATCAACCTGATGGACG contains:
- the ku gene encoding non-homologous end joining protein Ku, producing MAPRAYWKGSLKLSLVSCPVVLYPASTSVEKTRFHMINKETGNRLKQQMIDAETGDVVESDQKGRGYELKKGQYVEIEKEELEAVQIESNHTIEIDSFVPRDEIDKRYYNHPYYIAPDGKAAVDAFAVIRDAMKDEERVALARIVLTNREHVMAIEPLGKGLLGTTLRYPYELRDEGDFFDDIKTPKITKDMVELAGHILHKMAAHFDPSKFKDEYEDALKALVRRKASGKPIKVAEPEERADNVINLMDALKASLKGKAATRRRAQAPASRRAPARRTARKAHRSSARHRKAS